The Bacteroides sp. AN502(2024) DNA segment CGCATCGCTTCCGTTATCAGGAAAGAAGGACGGTCCCCCGGATGATACAAGGCGGTAGGATGGAACTGTACAAACTCCATATCCTTCACCGTACCTTTGGCACGATAAACCATGGCGATACCGTCTCCGGTAGCGACTAACGGGTTAGTGGTCGTTTTATAAACGGCTCCTACTCCACCGGTAGCCATCAACGTCACTTTGGCAAGATACGTATCCACTTTTCCCGTTTGGGGATCGAGGATATAAGCACCGTAGCATTTAATATCCGGTGTCTGACGCGTAACAGTTATACCCAGATGATGCTGTGTCAGGATTTCAATGGCAAATTTGTTTTCGATGACCGTGATATTCGGATGCTGCTGTACCGCTTTAATCAGGCTATCCTGAATTTCGGCTCCCGTGTTATCTTTATGGTGAAGAATACGGAACTCCGAGTGTCCTCCTTCGCGGTGCAAGTCAAATTCGCCTTTCTCGTTTTTGTCAAAGTCCACTCCCCATTTAATCAGTTCTTTAATTTGTGCGGGAGCTTCGCGTACTACCTTTTCTACTGCGGCGCGGTTGCTGATCCAGTCACCGGCAATCATTGTGTCTTCAATGTGTTTGTCGAAATTATCCACCAGAAGGTTGGTGACGGAGGCTACACCTCCTTGGGCGAAGTATGTATTGGCTTCTTCCAGCCCACTTTTACAGATAAGAGCAACTTTACCTTTGTGCGCTACTTTCAGCGCAAAACTCATACCGGCAATTCCGGAACCGATAACGAGGAAATCGAATTTTCTTACCATAATCTTGTTATTTCTCACCGCAAATCTACAAAATAAGTTACTTCGTTGTACTTTTCGTTGTCATTAATTCATAAAATTGCTACCTTGCAAGCAAAAATCTGACTAAATGAATCGAATTTTCCATGCTCGCGTTGCCTGGTACCAGTATTTCCTGTTGGTGGTGCTTACTCTGAATGCCGTTGGTGCATTGTGGTGTAAATATATCTTAGTAGCAGTACTGTTCATGCTTATGCTGATTGTTGTAATCGAACAGATTATACATACCGTTTATACGCTGACTACGGACGGTAATCTCGAAATATCCCGTGGCCGTTTTATTCGCAAGAAAGTAATTCCGATTTCAGAGATCACCGCTATACAGAAATGTCATTCCATGCGGTTAGGGCGTTTCTCGGTGACGGATTATCTATTGATAGAATATGGGAAAGGTCGGTTCGTTTCTGTGACACTTGTTAAGGAACGGGAGTTTGTCGAAATGATAGAAAAAATGTCCAAATGTACCATAAATCTAATAAAATAGGTATTTTTGCTCTGTAAATAGAAAAAAAGGAAATTTTAGGAGTGATGAAGTGCCTGATGGATGAAGAGAAAAATGATTGGATAGACTTATCCGATATAAATGTATTTCAGCAGCAATACCGTCTGAACTGTTGTCGGTTGAAATATTTTGGTATCCAATATTTGCCGGATGAAGAGGTCATTTCCGACCTGATTCAGGATATCTGGTTGAAAATATGGGAGAGAAAGGAGACGTACGTGAATGAACAGGCATTCAAGAAATATCTTTTTCGTTCCCTTTACCGGGCTATTCTTAATTATATCAAGCACAAGAATATTATGAAAGAATATGAGGAAGATGTTTTAAATCAGGAAGAGGAATCGGATCAGGAGATAACCTACAAGATCATTGAGTCTGAGATTTATCAATGTGTCAACCAAGTGTTTGATGAATTGCCTGCTTCCTGCCGCAGCGTATATGTAGCCAGTCTGAGTGGAAAATCACAGAAAGAAATCTCGGAGGAGCTTTCGATCTCTATCAATACCGTCAAGAAACACATTAATAACGCGAATCATTACATGAAAAAACGGATCAAGGATATCTTGTTTGCAATTCTTATTTTTCGTTAAAAAAATAATTTGTTCATTACACCAGCGTTATATTTAGTTGTCTTTTATTAAAGATTAACTATTTATGGCTAGTGACATTCATATAGAAAAGGCTAAGAAATGGCTCCTGAAAAAAATAGCGGGAACTATTGACGATCGGGAAGAAAAGCTGTTGCAGGAGTGGATACGTAGGTCTCCACGCAACAAGGCACTGGCCGATCGGGTCCTCTCTGAAGAGTTTCTGACATCCGCCATAACTACCGATAGTAAGGCGTTCTACAAAACATCCTGGCAGAAATTGTATCATCAGATCGGGTATCGTCAATCACATGCTTTGTCGAGGTGGATGGCAGCTGCTGTTGTGATCGGCTTTGTGGCAAGCGTTTATTTCTTTTCCCAAAATTGGGAAGTCACGATTGTTCCGGGGACTTCTAAAGCCACCTTTCACGATGTTTTCCCGGCTGTTACCTATCCGTTGACGGAGGGGGAAGGAAAAGTCTTGAATTATTCACGTTACATTAGTCAACTCTCGGAAAAGAACCCCGTTCAGTTATCTCCGGATTTGCACCGGACCATAGCCGTTCCACAAGGTGGCGAATATCGGGTGTTGTTGGAGGATAGTTCGCTGATACATTTGGGGCCGGGATCTTCCTTGTCGATTCCCGTAGATTTTTCCGCAATCAACCGAACGGTAAACCTCTCGGGAGAGGCTTATTTCATCATCCATAAAGATTCCTTGCATCCGTTCATCATTCGGACGGAGAAAGTGAATGTACGGGCACTGGGTACGAAACTGAATATAGAGGCTTATGATGAGGAGAAATATACCAAAGTCACGTTGGAAGAGGGAAAAGTGGAACTTCAATCAGCCACAGAGACGCGCGCTCTTCCGGTGGGGTGTACAGCCTTGATTGAGGAGGATAAAGCGATTGAGATGTCGAAGGCGAATATGCTCGAATGTGTGGCGTGGCACCGCAATCGCCTTGTCTTCGATAATCAGCCGATGGAAAATATTATGAGAAAGCTCGCTCGCTGGTATGATGTGGAGGTTGCCTTCAGCACCGATCGGGTCCGTAACTTACATATAACGATGGATGTGGACAAATACGAAACATTCAATAAGTTGGCGGATGCTTTGGAAAAAACGGACGAACTACAAATTCGAATTAAGAGAAATAAAGTTGTATTAATATCCGAAAGGAATCTAAATCAAGAATGAGAGTACTTATGAAATCGAAAACGAAAAACGGAAAGAACAGATTGTATCTGTGCTTGTTGATTTTGATGTGTTGTTGTCTGCATATAGAGGCACAAACCAACAAGCCTGTAACTGTCCGCTTGCAGAATGCTTCCATCCGAGAAGTGTTTCAGGAGATAAAGAAGCAAGCGAATGTGGGATTTATGTACAGTAACAGTGTCATTAGCACGTTACCGGAGAAGGATTACAATTTTGTGAATGCGCCTATCTCGCGCGTGTTGACTCACGCTCTTGCGGGAAGTAATCTGACTTTTGAAATTGAAGGGGAACGGAATATCATCATTAAGCGGAAGAAGGCAGAGAGGGATATTACAGGAAAGGTGCTGGATGCCGACGGAATTCCGTTGATCGGGGTTTCTATCATGGAGAAAGGAACCGCCAACGGGACCACGACAAACAATGACGGACTTTTCTCTTTGGCTTCCAATGGAAAGAAGGAGGTGAAGCTGGTCATTTCATTTGTCGGGATGAAGAAACAGGAAGTGACATGGAACGGAAAGAAATTGAATATCCTGTTGGAGAATGATGCGAAGGCGATCGATGAGGTGGTTATCACCGGTTATCAGCGGATTGACCGGCGGAAAAGTACCGTCGCCACGACATCGGTAAAGATGGAGGATATCCTGATGCCTAACATGACGACTATCGATCAGGCATTGGAAGGCCGCATTCCAGACTTGATGTTTATGCAGAATTCCGGTGAGGTGGGTGCGACCGCACGTCTGCGTGTCCGGGGTACTTCTACGCTGATCGGTAACCGTGAGCCGTTGTGGGTACTGGATGGATTCGTACTGACCGACCCGGTCGATGTGAGTACGGACCAATTGAACGACCCTGACTATATCAACTATATCGGTAATGCGATTCAGGGTATTAACCCGCAGGATATCGAACGTATAGACGTGTTGAAGGATGCCGCAGCTACGGCACTCTACGGTACGCGCGCAGCGAACGGAGTGATTGTGGTAACTACCAAAAAAGGACAGGTAGGACCGCCCAGTGTCCGCTACTCCAATCAGACCAAGCTGACTTTGCGCCCTCGTTATTCCAACCGCAACGTTAATCTGATGAACTCGCAGGCGCGTGTGCAGTTCGGAAGGGATTTGTGCGACCTGCACTACAAATTTTCCGATACGATGCCGATGGTAGGATATGAAGGCGCTTACTACCGTTACCAAAGCGGACAGACATCGTATGCGGAATTCTTGAATGAAGTGAGAAATTACGAGACAGTGAACACCGACTGGTTTGATCTGTTGACGCAAGATGCCATCACGCATGCACATACCGTAAGTGTATCCGGAGGTTCGGAGAAAACCCGCTATTACACATCTGTCGGTTACACGCGGGAGAATGGAACGATCAGAACCCAGTATCTGGACCGTTATACAGCCAACATGAGCCTGACAAGTGATATCACTTCTAACTTCCAGGCAAAAATCTCGGTCAACGGAAACATCCAGAAGAAAAACCACTTGCCCAACGAAGTAGGGGTATTGGATTATGCCTATCAGACTACGCGTGCGTTGCCTGCTTACAATCCGGACGGTTCACTATATTATTACAAGAATCGGGGATACGGTATCGGAAATAGTAATAAGGCGAATAATTTGTATAATTACAACATCTTGAATGAGATGAACAACACCTCCAGCGATTATTCCGGTAACACATTCATGACCATGGGTGATTTCTCATACAATTTGAAGAACATCCTTACCGTGACTGCTTCTGCCGCCTATACACGTAGCTCTACGCAGCAGAGTACCTGGTTTGGTGAGAATACCAACTATGTGGCTATGTTGAAGAACGGTGAAGCGGATGCCAAACCGATTGCCGGTGAAGCAGGCTATTGCGAGTTGCCGTATGGAGGTGTGTATAACCTGGACAATACATACACGGAGAGTTTCATCGGACGTATGCAGGCCAACTATAACCAAAGTCTTGGAAAAAATAAGATACACAATCTTTCCGCTACTCTGGGATATGAAGTCAATACTTCCCGGAATAACAGTAACGTGGAAAAAACGCGTGGATATTACAAGAACAGGGGAATGAAATATGCACAGCTTACTTCCGAAGAGCTGGATGATTTTCCGCTTTATAAACAATGGGTGGCAGAAAACTGCGTGGCGCTGACTGCCGGTAAATCGAATACACTCAGTGGATATGCCACGGTGGGCTACGATTATGATGATTATTTCACTTTGGGAGCCAGTATGCGTTTCGATGCCTCCAATGAGTTTGGAAAGAGCAGTAACAAGAAGTTCCTTCCGGTGTGGTCGTTATCCGGTAGATGGAACGTATTGAAGTCGCTGTTTACTACTCCGAATAAGGTAATCGACAGATGGAACATCCGTATGTCGTATGGTAAGACGGGAAATATACCGAATGCGACTCCCAACCTGCAACTGCGTCAAGGAACGATGGATGCATTCTACGGTGAATATATTTCCACCGTATCCCAGCTTCCCAATCCGAACCTGCGTTGGGAACAGACATCGAGCACCAATCTGGGTATGGATCTCTCTATATGGCAAGGACGGTTGAACATCAGCGGTGATATCTGGTGGAAGCATACAAAAGATGCTTGTATCGACCTGCCGGTATCTTCTGTCAACGGTTTCACAAGCCATCGGATGAACGGTAGTTCCGTCGATAATAAAGGAGGTTCTATCACCATCATGGGAGTTCCGTTGCAGACCAAGGATTGGAGACTCTACCTCAGCGTGATGTCTTCGTGGAGTTCCAACAACGTGTCAAGTATTGCCGACCAGACTTATACGTTGAGTGATTACCTCAATGGTACCGCAATTATCGATGGCAAAGCTGTCAATACATTCTATTCCTACAAATTCCTGGGCTTGAATCCGGACAACGGTACGCCGATGTTTGATGATTACAGAGACCGTCAGAATTTGCTGGAAGGCAAATCTTTGTCGGAAATCGTTCCGATGGTCATGGTAGAGAGCGGTAACCGCGAACCGAAGGTCACCGGAAGTATGACTGCGTCACTGACTTGGAAACAATTGACGATGAACCTGAATTTCAACTACCGTATCGGTTCCAAGATGCGTCTGTTTGATTTGTACAAGCCGGTTGTCAACGGTGTTTCTGCCGACAAGAATGTCCGCAAGGAGTTCCTGAACAGATGGCAACGTCCGGGGGATGAACAGGTGACTAATATTCCGGCACTGCTCAGCCCGTCAGACCCGTTGTATTATAACAACACCAGCCATTGGTCCAAAACACAGGTGTCGGGAAAGATTCCTGCGTTTGCGGAAAGTATCTGGGATATGTATGACGACTCCGACTTGCGGGTGGTTCCGGGGGATTATTTGAAGCTGAGTACGATGTCTTTCCGATATTCCTTCCCTAATCGAATTCTGGAAAAGACATGTGTGAAGATGCTTCAACTCAGTCTGACTGCAAGCAATGTATTTACAATCGCATCCGGCAAGCTGGACGGACAAGATCCTACACAGGCAAGTTCCACTTCTATCAACCTGTCCGCACGCCCGGCTATAACATTTGGTATAGACATAACATTTTAATTAGATGAAAACGATGAAAAGATTATCTATATTTCCGGTTTTACTTGCAGCGTTGTTACTGACTTCCTGCAGCGACTTTCTGGAAGAGTATTCTCAAGATAAAATAACTGCGACGGAAGTATCGCACTTGGACGAAGTATTGTTGGGAAGTGTTTATCTGCCCAGTATCAAACTAGACGGACCGTCTTCCTCCTATTTCGGTTTCTTGAATTTATTGGACGATGATGTGAATACCGGCAGAAGCAACCAGACATCCGGTGATCTTTGGAAAGTATGGCAACCTTATGTTAGCGGACTTTTTGGATATTATGCCTGGCAGTTGGAGGTTGGAAAGGATTATGAAAGCGGTAAGGTAGCGGGTGATGATGGGTCATGGAAAGATTTTTATACCCGTATCAATGTGACCAATGTTATCCTGGATGAGATTCAGGATATGCCGCACGAGACGGACGAGGATGACGCCACGTTCTACAGAGTACAGGGAGAAGCCCTGTTCCTGCGCGCTCAGTTCTATTTTATGCTGGCTAATCTTTACGGTAAGGCGTATGACCCCCAAAGCTGTGCCACGGATTTGTGTGTACCGCTTAAGCTGACTCCCTATGTACAGACCGAGAAATTCGAGAGGTCTACGGTGAAGGAGGTGTATGACCAGATTGTTGCCGATTTGGAAATGGCGGAACAGTATTTGTCGCAAAGTCCCCAGTTGGAAGCACGGCGCGGATATCGTGCTTCTTTGGAGGCGGTAAACTTGTTACAGAGCCGTGTTTACCTTTATATGCAGCAATGGGCGAAAGCTGAAGAGAAAGCGCAGGCTGTGATTGACAGTCCGAACAACAGTCTGGCTACCATCGATATGTTGGCTGACGATGCGGACTTCCTGACTGAAAACAATTCGGATGTCATTTTCTCTCAAGGCTCCAACTTCATTTCCGGTGCCAGCATATTCACCGGTATGGTGGGGGATTATTGTGTGACGAACGAGCTTTACTCCCTTTATGAGGAGAACGACAAGCGGAAAGAAGCCTTTTTCGAGCATCACCGCCAAATCAATGGGCTGTTGGCAGATAGCTTGGGACTGCACAGAAAATATCACCGGGAAGACAGCTATCGTGCGCACGTGTCCGATGTATATACGTTGCGGGTATCCGAAGCCTATCTGAACAAGGCGGAAGCGTGTGCCATGCAGAATAAGGAGGGAGAGGCATGCAACGCTTTCAATGCATTGCGTAAAAACCGTATTTCCGATTACAGTGACGAGACTTATACCGGTGAAGAACTGATGAAGCAAATCCGCGATGAACGCCGCAGAGAGCTGTGTTTTGAAGGACAACGGTGGTTCGACCTTCGTCGTTATGCCGTCAATCCTACCTATCCGTTTACCAAGAAGATCCTGCATATTCTGAATACGATTACAGATAAAGGGGTATACAGACTGACAAGAGGCTATGTGCTGGAGGAACGCGATGATGCTTATACATTCCCGATACCTCGATCCGTCGTAGATTTTGATGAAATAAAGAACAATAATCCTCGTGTAAAGAGATTGCCTGCTTTCACATCTATCATTTCGGATGGAAGAGAAGATGAAAACGAGAAAGATGATAAAGAATAATCAATAATATTTAGAAGCAGATTATGAAAAAATTAGTATACTGTATAAGCTTGATAAGTTTATTGTTGTCCTGTAGCGAAGAATCGTTGGAGAACGAGATCGATTTTTCCACTCCATACGAAATTCAGGATGACCCCAACGATCCGATACAGCATCGTTGTTATGAGTTGTATAGGGACTATGGAGTATGCGTGTTTTTTAAAGATACCATACAGGCTAATTACATAGGGACCGACCGTTTGGGCAACCCGGTTTACCGATATGAAACATTGGATCTTAACTGGGACTTTACCAGTCATAACGGGAAAACTGTAACGTATAAATTTGATTATCTGGAAGAGGATGAAGAAAAGGAGAAAGCACTCAGATTTGCAGATAGTTACCTGAAACAGGCAAGTCCTTCCATGCGTCCTTTCTGCATCTTTTTGCCTAAGCAGATAAGACAATATGTGGATGACAAAATAACTACTCCGGAACGGCATTCCACCTTCCGTGTCTTGGCGATCAATGCGGAGGAGTCGAAACTATTGGAATCCAGCGATGAGGAAATAAACGAAATGTGCTTATCTATTATCAGTGAGACGGTGTTGTCGAGAGTGAAACAAAACAGTGACCTGACTGCCCGTTTCTACTCTATCTCGGATAAAGAGGGATATTATGGTAAGTACTGGAAGGAGGATTTAGGGTATGATTTGCCATATGCGGCAGAACCGGAAGGGGCAAATTTTGGACCGAATTCTATATTTAATGAGGACGCTTTTACAAAGTCATGCAGTCCAAATCCATATTCTATTTTGTATCCGGGTAATGGCTGGACACTTGAAAAGTTTGAAGAAACACGTGTGGGAATCATCAAGAAAATCGGAGAGTTCGGATTTATTAGCGGAGAATCCGATGCAGGAGGAATACCGATGTCTCATATGAAGAGTCCTAAGCAGGCAGACGACTTGGAATTTTTTGTTACTACGATGCTTGATTTAGGTGAAAGCAAATTCAAAGAACGTTATGGTGGAAGCCCTTTGGTCATGAAAAAATATACTATGCTGGCGGAATACATCATTAATACGTTGAAAGTGGAATTGAATAAACAATAAAACAAGAAAGAATATGAAAAAGATATATTATCTGATATTATCATTTGTGGCTGCGATCTCTTTTCCCGGTTGTAGCAATGATGACGATGTGGCGGTAGATGCTATCGATTCTTCTCTCTTTGCAAAAGCAGAGGATTTCACCGACCCGAGGGATGGACACGTCTACAAATGCATCAAAGTGGGAAACCAGATATGGATGGCGGAAAACTTGGCGTATTATGTCGAAGGGGGATCTACTGTGGGATGCTTTACATGGGATGAGGAGCCGTATGTTGCACCGGAGGGTGGTATTCCTTTGGATGATGAGGAACAGAAAGAGGCGATGATTGATTTTGCGGATAACACGGAGCCATATAGTGCAGGTATATTGAATTATGACTGGTTTGCTGGTACTTATATAACTCAGCACATGGGCGAAGCATTTGCTCAATATGAGTCGTGGGGAATGCCTGTGCAGCAGATAATAGAAAGCTTCTTGGAAGAATATAGTCAATGGGTAACTACTTACCCAAATTTTAGAAGTGATTGGATGGCTGTTTTAAAAGCAAAGATGGAAGAAAAGACACAAAAAATGACTTTTACATACGCTAAAGAGCAATCTACTAATGCCGATGAAGAGAACGGCAACTACTCCCAAAAGTACGGTTACTTATATTCCTTGGATGCTGCCCGAAAAGCAGTTCCCGACGGGTGGCGTCTGCCTTCCGATGAAGACTGGAAGAAGCTGGAACGTGCTTTGGGCATGTCGGAATCCGAAGTGGAACGTACTAATGCATGGCGTGGCATCAATGCCGGTGATTACTTGAAAGAGGGCGGTATCAGCATGTTTGAGGCAAAACTTGCCGGATGTAACGCTTATGATGTCAATGCAGCCAGTGGACAGAATTACATTAACCTGAAAGAGGGAGGATATTTCTGGACGAACGAGGAGACGGTGACTGAAACGAACGGGCATGTGCTTCCGACTGATGAGGATAACAAAGAGAACGAAGCAGGAAACGACACCGATGACAGTGACGAGAATAAAGACGATGGTCTTATCAGGGAAGGTGTGTATCGCTTCGTTACGGTCTATTCATCGCAGATATGGCGTGGAGTAACCCGGTTGGATAATGGCAACAGGGAGATGACGTATAGTGTGCGTTGCGTGAAAGATATTAATTAATGGAAAGATATGAGAAAAAAAAATCTTAGAGGAATCATAACAGTA contains these protein-coding regions:
- a CDS encoding SusC/RagA family TonB-linked outer membrane protein is translated as MKSKTKNGKNRLYLCLLILMCCCLHIEAQTNKPVTVRLQNASIREVFQEIKKQANVGFMYSNSVISTLPEKDYNFVNAPISRVLTHALAGSNLTFEIEGERNIIIKRKKAERDITGKVLDADGIPLIGVSIMEKGTANGTTTNNDGLFSLASNGKKEVKLVISFVGMKKQEVTWNGKKLNILLENDAKAIDEVVITGYQRIDRRKSTVATTSVKMEDILMPNMTTIDQALEGRIPDLMFMQNSGEVGATARLRVRGTSTLIGNREPLWVLDGFVLTDPVDVSTDQLNDPDYINYIGNAIQGINPQDIERIDVLKDAAATALYGTRAANGVIVVTTKKGQVGPPSVRYSNQTKLTLRPRYSNRNVNLMNSQARVQFGRDLCDLHYKFSDTMPMVGYEGAYYRYQSGQTSYAEFLNEVRNYETVNTDWFDLLTQDAITHAHTVSVSGGSEKTRYYTSVGYTRENGTIRTQYLDRYTANMSLTSDITSNFQAKISVNGNIQKKNHLPNEVGVLDYAYQTTRALPAYNPDGSLYYYKNRGYGIGNSNKANNLYNYNILNEMNNTSSDYSGNTFMTMGDFSYNLKNILTVTASAAYTRSSTQQSTWFGENTNYVAMLKNGEADAKPIAGEAGYCELPYGGVYNLDNTYTESFIGRMQANYNQSLGKNKIHNLSATLGYEVNTSRNNSNVEKTRGYYKNRGMKYAQLTSEELDDFPLYKQWVAENCVALTAGKSNTLSGYATVGYDYDDYFTLGASMRFDASNEFGKSSNKKFLPVWSLSGRWNVLKSLFTTPNKVIDRWNIRMSYGKTGNIPNATPNLQLRQGTMDAFYGEYISTVSQLPNPNLRWEQTSSTNLGMDLSIWQGRLNISGDIWWKHTKDACIDLPVSSVNGFTSHRMNGSSVDNKGGSITIMGVPLQTKDWRLYLSVMSSWSSNNVSSIADQTYTLSDYLNGTAIIDGKAVNTFYSYKFLGLNPDNGTPMFDDYRDRQNLLEGKSLSEIVPMVMVESGNREPKVTGSMTASLTWKQLTMNLNFNYRIGSKMRLFDLYKPVVNGVSADKNVRKEFLNRWQRPGDEQVTNIPALLSPSDPLYYNNTSHWSKTQVSGKIPAFAESIWDMYDDSDLRVVPGDYLKLSTMSFRYSFPNRILEKTCVKMLQLSLTASNVFTIASGKLDGQDPTQASSTSINLSARPAITFGIDITF
- a CDS encoding PH domain-containing protein, which encodes MNRIFHARVAWYQYFLLVVLTLNAVGALWCKYILVAVLFMLMLIVVIEQIIHTVYTLTTDGNLEISRGRFIRKKVIPISEITAIQKCHSMRLGRFSVTDYLLIEYGKGRFVSVTLVKEREFVEMIEKMSKCTINLIK
- a CDS encoding FecR family protein, encoding MASDIHIEKAKKWLLKKIAGTIDDREEKLLQEWIRRSPRNKALADRVLSEEFLTSAITTDSKAFYKTSWQKLYHQIGYRQSHALSRWMAAAVVIGFVASVYFFSQNWEVTIVPGTSKATFHDVFPAVTYPLTEGEGKVLNYSRYISQLSEKNPVQLSPDLHRTIAVPQGGEYRVLLEDSSLIHLGPGSSLSIPVDFSAINRTVNLSGEAYFIIHKDSLHPFIIRTEKVNVRALGTKLNIEAYDEEKYTKVTLEEGKVELQSATETRALPVGCTALIEEDKAIEMSKANMLECVAWHRNRLVFDNQPMENIMRKLARWYDVEVAFSTDRVRNLHITMDVDKYETFNKLADALEKTDELQIRIKRNKVVLISERNLNQE
- a CDS encoding sigma-70 family RNA polymerase sigma factor, which translates into the protein MKCLMDEEKNDWIDLSDINVFQQQYRLNCCRLKYFGIQYLPDEEVISDLIQDIWLKIWERKETYVNEQAFKKYLFRSLYRAILNYIKHKNIMKEYEEDVLNQEEESDQEITYKIIESEIYQCVNQVFDELPASCRSVYVASLSGKSQKEISEELSISINTVKKHINNANHYMKKRIKDILFAILIFR
- a CDS encoding FISUMP domain-containing protein yields the protein MKKIYYLILSFVAAISFPGCSNDDDVAVDAIDSSLFAKAEDFTDPRDGHVYKCIKVGNQIWMAENLAYYVEGGSTVGCFTWDEEPYVAPEGGIPLDDEEQKEAMIDFADNTEPYSAGILNYDWFAGTYITQHMGEAFAQYESWGMPVQQIIESFLEEYSQWVTTYPNFRSDWMAVLKAKMEEKTQKMTFTYAKEQSTNADEENGNYSQKYGYLYSLDAARKAVPDGWRLPSDEDWKKLERALGMSESEVERTNAWRGINAGDYLKEGGISMFEAKLAGCNAYDVNAASGQNYINLKEGGYFWTNEETVTETNGHVLPTDEDNKENEAGNDTDDSDENKDDGLIREGVYRFVTVYSSQIWRGVTRLDNGNREMTYSVRCVKDIN
- a CDS encoding RagB/SusD family nutrient uptake outer membrane protein, which gives rise to MKRLSIFPVLLAALLLTSCSDFLEEYSQDKITATEVSHLDEVLLGSVYLPSIKLDGPSSSYFGFLNLLDDDVNTGRSNQTSGDLWKVWQPYVSGLFGYYAWQLEVGKDYESGKVAGDDGSWKDFYTRINVTNVILDEIQDMPHETDEDDATFYRVQGEALFLRAQFYFMLANLYGKAYDPQSCATDLCVPLKLTPYVQTEKFERSTVKEVYDQIVADLEMAEQYLSQSPQLEARRGYRASLEAVNLLQSRVYLYMQQWAKAEEKAQAVIDSPNNSLATIDMLADDADFLTENNSDVIFSQGSNFISGASIFTGMVGDYCVTNELYSLYEENDKRKEAFFEHHRQINGLLADSLGLHRKYHREDSYRAHVSDVYTLRVSEAYLNKAEACAMQNKEGEACNAFNALRKNRISDYSDETYTGEELMKQIRDERRRELCFEGQRWFDLRRYAVNPTYPFTKKILHILNTITDKGVYRLTRGYVLEERDDAYTFPIPRSVVDFDEIKNNNPRVKRLPAFTSIISDGREDENEKDDKE